One genomic window of Syngnathus acus chromosome 11, fSynAcu1.2, whole genome shotgun sequence includes the following:
- the zbtb22b gene encoding zinc finger and BTB domain-containing protein 22b → MQSASAEVGSSADSVVQVCFPSSQASVLDGLNQQREEGRLCDLSIHVQGHVFKAHRCVLAASSSYFHDQVLLKNMSSVSIPAVMDPLAFESVLRCAYTGQLTMLREDIVNYLTVGSVLQMWHIVDKCTELLKEGRTVGGGSSGGSTNGGVLGRDSVRPAGSQDSHCSYANVERSLQEPSRTSQPPSRLSASESQSPSSTNYFSPGAATNLAGGGGVASNTPSYCTPSGEEALMIEEREEDDEGEEEEVYQQKLRGGGRMKKLEEEVGVSDSFGVSSYQDGEDVSLQRRPAYIQPSIMPRKQWVVVKAERPEDHDLIVVSGEEGGGADDEEDEEEEDDERGMASGRGRDCGDFAISHVRTLSVEAAEGVEADAQMDYSQSSDDFLKLDGSLLEAALAQQVQDSAVGPNPSQGANRAASGLLGQVPSRTQLFPLDMQGNQILVFGQTSALSMDAGPPPMSGMIGGGGAFKSVAHGPAVSGSDGGGGGGGSAKVFMCHCGKTFTHKSMRDRHINMHLDLRPFHCPVCAKKFKMKHHLTEHMKTHTGLKPYHCAGCGKKFMWRDSFMRHRSHCQRRGGGSGGDIVDVLPGPHLLLPPGEGGLRGGGASSTSRLHHVANGASSGSSMAATIFGSLPLEHNECTDLSNDS, encoded by the exons ATGCAGTCGGCTTCTGCAGAGGTGGGCAGCAGCGCCGACTCTGTGGTGCAGGTATGCTTCCCGAGCTCCCAGGCTTCGGTACTGGATGGCCTAAACCAGCAGAGGGAGGAGGGTCGCCTATGTGACCTTTCCATCCACGTCCAAGGTCACGTGTTTAAGGCGCACCGCTGCGTCCTGGCCGCCTCCTCATCGTACTTCCATGATCAG GTCCTGCTGAAGAACATGTCCAGCGTGTCTATCCCGGCCGTGATGGACCCGCTGGCCTTTGAGAGCGTGCTGCGCTGCGCCTACACAGGTCAGCTCACGATGCTGCGCGAGGACATCGTCAACTACCTGACGGTGGGCAGCGTCTTGCAAATGTGGCACATCGTGGACAAATGCACCGAACTCCTTAAGGAGGGCAGGACTGTTGGGGGAGGTTCGAGCGGCGGCTCAACTAATGGCGGCGTCCTCGGTCGAGATTCAGTTCGCCCAGCGGGCTCCCAAGACTCACATTGTTCCTACGCAAATGTGGAAA GGAGCCTTCAAGAGCCCTCACGAACCTCCCAGCCACCAAGCCGTCTGTCGGCCAGTGAGAGCCAGTCTCCCAGCAGCACCAACTACTTTAGCCCCGGAGCGGCCACGAACTTGGCGGGTGGCGGCGGAGTGGCCAGCAACACCCCCAGCTACTGCACGCCGTCCGGAGAGGAGGCCCTCATGAtagaagagagagaggaggatgacgagggggaagaagaagaggtttACCAGCAAAAGTTGAGAGGAGGAGGCAGGATGAAGAAATTGGAGGAGGAAGTGGGCGTCAGTGACAGTTTTGGGGTTTCCTCATATCAG GACGGCGAGGACGTGTCACTGCAGAGACGCCCCGCCTACATCCAGCCTAGCATCATGCCTCGCAAGCAGTGGGTGGTGGTCAAAGCTGAGCGGCCCGAGGACCACGACCTCATCGTGGTGTCGGGCGAGGAGGGCGGCGGGGCAGATGACgaagaagacgaggaggaggaggacgacgagaGGGGGATGGCGTCCGGCCGAGGGAGGGATTGTGGCGACTTCGCCATCTCGCACGTGCGGACGCTCTCGGTGGAGGCTGCCGAGGGAGTGGAGGCTGACGCACAG ATGGATTACAGCCAGTCTTCTGACGACTTCCTCAAGTTGGATGGCAGCTTGCTGGAAGCTGCCTTAGCTCAGCAGGTCCAAGACTCAGCAGTGGGACCCAATCCGAGCCAAGGCGCCAATCGAGCCGCCTCAGGCCTGCTGGGTCAGGTCCCGAGTCGCACCCAGCTCTTCCCTCTCGACATGCAG GGCAACCAGATCCTGGTCTTCGGACAAACATCTGCGCTCTCGATGGATGCCGGACCGCCTCCTATGAGTGGGATgatcggcggcggcggcgctttCAAAAGTGTGGCGCACGGCCCGGCTGTCTCAGGAAGCGACGGCGGGGGTGGTGGCGGCGGTTCAGCTAAAGTCTTTATGTGCCACTGTGGCAAGACCTTCACGCACAAGAGCATGAGGGACCGCCACATCAACATGCACCTGGACCTGAGACCCTTCCACTGTCCCGTGTGCGCCAAGAAGTTCAAGATGAAGCATCACCTGACCGAGCACATGAAGACGCACACGGGGCTCAAGCCGTACCACTGCGCCGGATGCGGCAAGAAGTTCATGTGGCGAGACAGCTTCATGAGGCATCGATCGCACTGCCAGCgtcgaggaggaggaagcggcGGAGACATCGTTGATGTCCTTCCCGGccctcacctcctcctcccgccAGGTGAGGGGGGTTTGCGAGGGGGTGGCGCGTCCTCTACCTCGCGCCTCCATCACGTCGCCAACGGAGCTTCGTCGGGGAGCAGCATGGCAGCGACGATTTTTGGCAGCTTGCCGTTAGAGCACAACGAGTGCACGGATCTTTCTAACGACAGCTAA
- the kifc1 gene encoding kinesin-like protein KIFC1 — protein MSRLPVMASKRVLASSEKVEDTEPVQKKFRKEPQTIRPQAASTVLGTRRPPVTATRAPVSRPTRGVGAATVAGAPSRGVFKAPVASTAAKGGKMTGGVAPADPKAGGPPRRLPWDMKGKVTDMKGKLQDYQSKMKSANLEKENLKGSLGELQLKAADMERDLSETQERLRGLLGVQDDLERVTSEKKTLLTELSNLQDKHRVMETLRDSQETEIQTLKMKLSVQDSTLARVQASLLAVEEEARLLRETTARLEDELHAGEMERRRLHNTVQELKGNIRVFCRVRPLVEGGLSNHIQLPAKDNKAITLAKTEESHTGKSNDTHKNYNFSFDRVFGPEATQQEVFEEISLLVQSALDGYNVCCFAYGQTGSGKTYTMEGAEDHSARGMIPRAVQQIFASTHKLAAQGWEFSFTASFVEIYNECLRDLLYTGKASKRPEHEIRKDNSNKMTITNLTYQKVSNEDQILCLIALANQNRSTAQTNQNDRSSRSHSVFQLDIEGTNAGRDVKCNSTLCLVDLAGSERMLKSQSQGERFKEMTAINGSLSNLGIVITALANKETFIPYRNSKLTYLLQGCLGGNSKALMFVNIAPEPDSFGETLNSLRFASKVNDCMIGTASANRK, from the exons ATGTCTAGACTGCCAGTCATGGCGAGCAAACGGGTGCTCGCCAGCTCTGAAAAAGTCGAGGATACGGAGCCTGTTCAG AAGAAGTTCCGCAAGGAGCCGCAGACCATCAGACCCCAAGCTGCTTCTACCGTCCTAGGCACCAGGCGGCCACCCGTCACGGCCACCAGGGCGCCTGTTT CCAGGCCGACGCGAGGTGTCGGAGCTGCGACGGTGGCCGGCGCCCCCTCCAGAG GAGTCTTCAAAGCGCCCGTGGCGTCGACCGCAGCAAAGGGAGGCAAAATGACGGGAGGCGTGGCCCCTGCCGACCCCAAAGCAG GTGGGCCCCCCCGCAGGCTCCCGTGGGACATGAAGGGCAAGGTCACTGACATGAAAGGGAAACTCCAGGACTACCAGAGTAAGATGAAATCTGCCAACCTGGAGAAAGAGAACCTGAAGGGCTCCCTTGGGGAGTTGCAACTGAAGGCCGCTGACATGGAGAGGGACCTCAG tgagACCCAGGAAAGGCTTCGGGGGCTCCTTGGCGTCCAGGATGACTTAGAAAGGGTCACCAGCGAAAAGAAGACTCTGCTGACTGAGCTCAGCAACCTGCAAGACAAACACCGAGTGATGGAGACGTTGCGGGACAGTCAAGAGACGGAGATCCAAACCCTCAAG ATGAAGCTGTCGGTGCAGGATTCCACCCTGGCCCGTGTGCAGGCCAGCCTCCTGGCAGTCGAGGAGGAGGCGCGCTTGCTCAGAGAAACCACGGCCCGCCTGGAGGATGAGCTCCACGCGGGGGAGATGGAACGGCGGCGCCTTCATAACACGGTTCAGGAGCTCAAG GGCAACATTCGAGTGTTTTGCAGAGTGCGCCCCCTAGTGGAGGGTGGCCTCAGCAATCACATCCAGCTGCCAGCCAAGGACAACAAGGCAATAACATTGGCAAAAACTGAAGAG TCTCACACAGGCAAAAGCAACGACACGCATAAGAACTACAACTTCAGTTTTGACCGCGTCTTTGGCCCCGAAGCGACCCAGCAAGAG GTATTTGAAGAGATATCCCTGCTGGTGCAGTCGGCGTTGGACGGCTACAACGTGTGCTGCTTCGCCTACGGCCAGACAGGAAGCGGCAAGACGTATACCATGGAGGGGGCTGAGGACCACAGTGCCCGTGGCATGATTCCCAGAGCTGTGCAGCAAATCTTTGCATCCACCCACAAGCTTGCCGCCCAAGGCTGGGAG TTCTCCTTTACGGCCAGCTTTGTGGAGATCTACAACGAGTGCCTGCGTGATCTGCTGTACACGGGCAAGGCCAGCAAGAGGCCAGAACACGAAATACGCAAGGACAACAGCAATAAAATGACCATCACCAACCTGACCTACCAGAAGGTTTCCAATGAGGACCAG ATCCTGTGCTTGATCGCCTTGGCCAACCAGAACCGCTCCACGGCCCAGACCAACCAAAACGACCGCTCGTCCCGCTCGCATTCTGTCTTCCAGCTGGACATCGAGGGCACCAACGCGGGCAGGGACGTCAAATGCAACT CCACTTTGTGTCTGGTGGACCTAGCAGGGAGCGAGCGGATGCTGAAGAGCCAGTCTCAGGGAGAGCGTTTCAAAGAGATGACGGCCATCAACGGCTCGTTGTCCAACCTGGGCATTGTCATCACCGCGCTGGCCAACAAG GAGACCTTCATTCCTTACAGGAACTCCAAGCTGACTTACCTGCTGCAGGGCTGCCTGGGTGGAAACAGCAAAGC TCTGATGTTCGTCAACATTGCACCCGAGCCGGACAGTTTTGGGGAAACGCTCAACTCTTTGAGGTTTGCCAGCAAG GTCAACGACTGCATGATTGGCACAGCCAGTGCGAACCGGAAGTAA